The following is a genomic window from Candidatus Obscuribacter sp..
GATTGGCTCCTGTAACCGCTGCTACTCCGCCTTGAGCCCAGCTACTGTTAGAGTCAGATAGTTTTGACTTTGAGACCAGTACAAGGCGTCTGCTTTTGTCTGTCTGATTTTGGCAGAGCTTTAAAGCCAACATCAGCCCGGCAAGCCCTGAGCCGATGATCAATACATCGGCATCAATTGTTCTTGCGATTTGTTCAGATATTGGTCTAACAGCAGACATTGTCACTGCTCCTTATCATCACTAAAATATCGAAATCATGCGCTCGATAGCCAGTCTCGCTCTGTCGGCGGTCTCAGTTGGTACAGTCACTTGATAGACGTCTTCCACTAGCGAGCGGTGCAGTTTTTCGAGTGTGATCATCTTCATAAATTGGCAGCTCATCTCGGAGCTAATCGGCAGAAATTCTTTTTCTGGGTTTTCTTTTTGCAGTCTGTGCAAGATACCAATCTCGGTGGCAACTACAAATTTTTTGCTGGTTGACTTACTAGCTTGCTGAATCATGCCCTCTGTGGATGCCACTTTGAGTACATCTTTGCTATCGCCCCCGTTGCGTACAACTCTATCGAGATACGGTGTCAGGCAGCCGCACTCGGGGTGAATAAGCAGCTCAGCATCTGGATGCTCTTTGATTTTTTCTTCGATTTTGCTGGGGTGCACTGCTGCGTGCACGTGGCATTCGCCCATCCATATGTGCATGTTCTTGCGACCGGTGACCTTTTGCACCCAGGAGCCGAGGAACATATCAGGTAAAAACAAAATCTCTTTGTCTTCTGGTATCGACTGCACTACTTTGAGAGCGTTACCAGATGTGCAGCAATAGTCAGACTCAGCCTTGATTGCAGCAGTTGTATTGACATAAGAGACGACGACGGCTCCTGGGTGCTGTGATTTCCATTCGATTAGCTGTGCTAGATCGATAGATGCTGCCAGTGAACAGCCGGCCTCCAGGTCTGGGATCAAGACGCGTTTTGTGGGACAGAGTATCGCAGCTGTTTCGGCCATAAAATGCACACCGCAAAAAACAATCGTCTCTGCGTCAGTCTTTGCCGCTTGCTGGGACAATCCCAGAGAATCACCGACAAAGTCTGCCACATCCTGAATGATAGGAATCTGGTAGTTGTGAGCCAGTATCACGGCGTTTTTCTTCTTGCTCAGTGATTTGATTTCATCGATGAGCACTTGAGACTTTTGGTCTACTGTTGCCAGAGTGGTCATTTTGCTTGTTTCAACCTCTTTAAGTACCCATCGCGAAGCGCTCAGAAAAAGTAAGCGTACTATTTACGTTATATCACCTTTGTTTGACAATCTATCAGATCGCCCGGGAAGATCAAATTAAACCCAAAAATTCACCTGGATGCCCGTTTGGCGTTTTGGGTGTAAACCTGACCAGCGTTACTTTTACGCCTTTGATAATCCGTATCTAATTGTTGCAGAGACGGTAAGGTGGATCAAAAGTGCCTGGTTACAGTCAAATTTTTGAGACTTTGATTTGGATTTTGGGTCCAGGCTAGGGCAAAGTTTTGCTTCTTTTGGCGCTTTTGGCACCTTAAATGGACTGTTACAGTGCAAAATTGCTAAAAATGAAAATGCCTCTCCATGGGCTTATCGTATACAATACGATAAGTAAAAGTGGTTACCTATTGGCGCATTGCGCCACGGTGGGCTCTGGGGGAGTACAAAGCGGTAAATAATGGCAAACGAACCAATCAAAGTAACCGTTGATACCGTGGCGCTGGCGGTCCAGCAAGGTCAGCTTGAGCTCCTTTTGATCAAGCGTAAGCACGACCCCTTCAAAAATCTTTGGGCTCTGCCCGGGGGCTTTATTGGCGATGATGATGAGACTGTAGAGCAGGCTGCGGCTCGGGAGCTATTGGAAGAGACCAATGTCGGCGATGTCTATTTGGAGCAGCTCTTTACCTTTGGCGATAAGGGGCGCGATCCCCGTGGTCGTGTCGTTACCGTGTCGTATCTAGCACTCTTACGCCAGGATGATCTGGAGCTTAAGGCCAGCTCTGATGCCAGTGGCGTAGCCTGGTGGCCGGTGCTTGATTTGCCCCGTCTAGCCTTTGATCACAAGCGTATCGTCGAGTACGCGCATCAACGCATCAAATACAAAATTGAGTATTCAGCGGCTGCTTTTAATTTGCTGCCTGATAAGTTTACTTTGCGCGATTTGCAGTCGGTTTATGAGGCTGTGCTGGGGCGCTCTGTGGATAATCGCAACTTCCGCAAACGCTTCCTCAAGTCTGGCATTTTAAATGAGCTGGACGAGACCTCTCAGGAAGGCTCACATAGACCCGCACGCTTGTACAGTTTTGCCGAGCAAGAGTTTGAACAATTGCCAGATAGACCAGCTTTTGTGT
Proteins encoded in this region:
- the nadA gene encoding quinolinate synthase NadA, which translates into the protein MTTLATVDQKSQVLIDEIKSLSKKKNAVILAHNYQIPIIQDVADFVGDSLGLSQQAAKTDAETIVFCGVHFMAETAAILCPTKRVLIPDLEAGCSLAASIDLAQLIEWKSQHPGAVVVSYVNTTAAIKAESDYCCTSGNALKVVQSIPEDKEILFLPDMFLGSWVQKVTGRKNMHIWMGECHVHAAVHPSKIEEKIKEHPDAELLIHPECGCLTPYLDRVVRNGGDSKDVLKVASTEGMIQQASKSTSKKFVVATEIGILHRLQKENPEKEFLPISSEMSCQFMKMITLEKLHRSLVEDVYQVTVPTETADRARLAIERMISIF
- a CDS encoding NUDIX hydrolase, which encodes MANEPIKVTVDTVALAVQQGQLELLLIKRKHDPFKNLWALPGGFIGDDDETVEQAAARELLEETNVGDVYLEQLFTFGDKGRDPRGRVVTVSYLALLRQDDLELKASSDASGVAWWPVLDLPRLAFDHKRIVEYAHQRIKYKIEYSAAAFNLLPDKFTLRDLQSVYEAVLGRSVDNRNFRKRFLKSGILNELDETSQEGSHRPARLYSFAEQEFEQLPDRPAFVF